tgaagtCTAATCCTTCCATGTTTCTCCATATGCTTTGTAATTACCAGACTAAAACAcctaaagtttgtttaaaaaatttgtttggTCCACATGAATGTGGTAATTAAcataaaacatatatatgtgtgtgtgtgtgtgtgtatgcgCATGTGTTTAAGTTTGAAATAACATTAATTCTTTTGGACAGATAAACCTATAAATACTCAACATTCTACCTATAAAAAAATACCCTATAAATTAAATGACATCACATATGATCAATCTATAGgttaataataaacaaaatatagaaaatatcgaaattaaaaacacaaaattacaaagaatatgaaaatattCTCTGCAAAATTCCGATCCCTCTGTTTTTACTTGTAGAGAAAAAAGATGTACATATTtctaattaataaatatatattatatatatagattaaaattgttgataattcaataataataattatgaaGCTATAGAGGATTGCCAAAGCTGTGCGTTTTTGACTTTAGAAACGCTCTCCACCACTTCAAAGGGCAGAATGTCTCCAATAATAATCACCATCTTAGCCTCCAAGTCTATTGTGTACGAGCTCACTCCTGtcacattcatttttttaataataaaataattagtagcttaaacatatatatatatatatatatatatatatatttcaaaattaattagttagataacatttaaattaatttgtaaGGTTTAATTACCTTCCATCTTTGAAATGTGTTTCTCCACTTTTCTTGCACAGCCTTTACAGTGCATGGACACTCTCAGTGTCACCATCTGAAAAATCAGAAATAATACTCTCTTTCAAAAAGCACTcctttttaattaaaagaattgCAACCCAgttgtgtaaatattttgaaaattagtcatattttctttccattctattttatgtatgatttaattaagaaagaagaattaaaaaaaagaagcttttcttaatttttaaaatttagtttggttttttatcccaaaaaaataaaaaataaagaaacaaaaggCATATCAAATACTTATAAGTGTGATTTTTAGTAGTCtccttttgaaattttaatttttgaaaatattaatagaaaatggaatacaaaacaataaatttaaaaacgaaaattgtatttatagacttaattcataaaaactaaatattaaaaatCAGATTGGTAACGAAAAAGAGAGgcttgagttttatttttcatcttttgaaAATCAAACAGAAGCATTGATTCAACTCCTACGAATGACGATATTCAAAATACATAcctctttactttcaaatactGAAATCTAAAAAGAAACTCGAATTTggcaaataagaaaaaaaggTGTTGAAAGAAAATAGGACCTTGGGCTTGAGTTGAAAGGCTAAGGTCTGATTTCCATTGACAACATCCTTCAATGTGAGCAATTGGTTGTCCTTCTTGTTGTTGTCGGCAATGAGTGGCTGTTTATCAAAAaactcatcttcttcatcttcaatttTCATGGAGTTGATACAAAAGCAAGAGTTGGAACTACAAGAATTGGATGAATAACTGAAACAATCAAAAACCTTTCCCATTTTCTTCAGCTTCCCCATCACTATATACAAATAAAACACTCAAAAGAAATGATCACAAAAATTCTTGGCCCCTGTTTAGTTTGAAAGTGATCTATCtctccatatatatatattcttcaaCAACTGCCTCTCACCAATCCCAACTACACTAAACAAGTGAATAGTGGACAGACTCTGAATATATAATTAGAAATAACTTTTTGGCTCTCTCACAAGAAAAATTGAGATGGGCAGGTATAATGGcaagaaaaacaaatataaatgtTTGAAGAAGTAAGAAAATTGGTATTTATAGCAGAATGAAAAAGTAAAGGCAAACAGATAATGTCTCTGGGGGTTGCAGCTAATAAGTGGTAACCAACCCCAAACTAATCAATatcaaattatttaattttaacccccccttcttttcttttatgttttatttattttaagattACCCCAGCTTTCTTAACACTACTTATCCAGGTAAGTTTCTTTCCAGGTTAGttcaattaaaatttaaatacacGAAATTTATCGTTTGAATTTCTTTCCTAAAAATTGTTGGTACGCAAAAAAAGTATCTATATATATTAGTCTACTTTTAaagatataatattttttacttgacaatatagtttttaatttttcaactaattggttttgattttatttttaatttaattttgcgtaaaatatcaaatatcaatattttcacatttaatttatttttataatctTGATAATGTAGTAATCTAGAAGCTTACGACATTGATAAGTAACATTAATCTAATTAATGTTCATCTTTTTctgctttaaaaaaaaaaaaaaagaatccaTCTTTTCCattatttctatttatttagatttacaaagaaatttcatttatatttcatttttctaccTTTTACattaatgaaaaaaatttatCTTAAAACCCTAAAAACACACATTTATAAACTCCAACATATAAGCGGGTAATAATATTTTGAATAGTGAATAAAGAAGTATAAAATGGATATTTATAATGAAGAAATGAAGGTGGGGTGTAGCatgagaagaaggagaagaagaagaagaattgttGGAGGTGAAGATAGCAGCAATGAGAGGCAGGAAAGAAGGCAAAAAGCAAAGGCTTTGGGCACCGCCCACCTGCGGGTGACGAGACTATTTTGGGCTGACAGCCTTGTCCTTTGTCTTCCatctactaatatttatatattatataatagtGGCATGGGAGATGATGGGTTTACAATTATTGGAACCCATCACTTCATTTCTCTCCTCACCTTTtaaattattcaaatttttctttccattattttgcttttctttttctaaataatGCTTCGTGTAAACCTAcactaattaataattattgttttaatcaACAAGCTGCTGAGAGAAATTATAATTGATGtgtgaatatttttttttaaaaatgaaatcttgaTTTAGAGTTTAAGTTTATATAGataggaaaggaaaggaaaggaaaggaaagacGTTGAATTAATAATTGTAATTCTTACAGGAGATTTATGTAAATAGAACTGTAAATGGTTATGGCCTATGGGCCATGTGAAGAAAGGGTGTTTTAGGAAAAAGAGTTATGAGGAAAGGGAGGGGGGGAAGAGGGATTCAAGGAGTCATGTTATGCACGTGCGTGTCACGTGAGCATAGCTAAATTTTGGAACAAAGATTGAAAAAGCTTGGTTGGAAAAAGCCTTAAAATAATGAAACATAGGCATGTAACATGTTCCCTGTTTGGATAGAGAGAGGATAACAACTCCACTTTTCTTTGCATTTTCCTCTTCCAACTGGAccccattattattattattattattattattattattattattattattattattattattatttattattattattattattattattattattattattattattattattgttgttgttgttattaatcaacatctttttctaaaataaaaaattaaataaataactgTTTTTTATGAAATCCACTCACAAAAAAGTAataaatgattttctttttcctcttctaaatcatttttatcatacttttgaaagaaaaaaaaaataactatggaacatttgttttatttgaTAATGATCATATTTTTTATGCTATGATTGAAGGGTTGATCTTGACTATTGATAGATGGAAATTATGTTTCATTTATTCGGCCGTACACCGTCTTGAAAAGACACtaattttttgttcaaaataaTGGAAGAATGGAGggtttattattttctttttcactttcTGCCTCGTTGATTAAATATTTGCTCTTGACCTAATTTTATGTCAGCAATTATTTTTTATGTACTAAGTAGTAGTAAGTAAGTGTACACTTTGCATGGTTGTAAACTCtattctaattttaaatttaatgtaTGCATGTTTTTATGGGGTGacaaacttttaattaattaattaattaaggatTAGACTTTTTTGCTGGCGGATTAAAAATATAGTTGGCGGATTAAAAATATAGTGGGTTGCATTGCAAGTGTTTtttgtaaactttagtttcatgattatacaataaaccttaacattgtatataacgataaatgtcaagatctttgaactagataactttacaaattaaaattagttaaagaacaacataccttaatccatgaataatcttcttgaggaattgtgtttctctcacttgccttcctttagacttaatttaagtttcttgatgggaagaataaactagttaatgaggcagtgagaggaccaatccctaaggttctatttatagacaccacccatcatggtgttaaattagggcattatcttttaacctaatgggcataataaaataataagcccaaaaagaataaataataaataatgcaattgggccacattaatgataatattatatttaagaataaatctaacattctcccacttggcccattgacattatttaccatatacattcatagacataatgcgcaaaattaaacttcataacataTCGTGTCAAGTCAAAGAAACTACTAAAGGATCATGGCGGTCATACATCATTGCATTAACATACTCCCTTCCATGTATCACTGAAATAGTTCTTCTATTAACATggtctataataaagataatcaaCAATGATCCAACAATAAGTGTCTTTATGAAAGACGATGTCCTGTTTGGTTTACATAATTCttttatgtatatactaatcataagaacagaaccataagataaaatcagaaacaataaataaatgagctcaaagtgtcaaataacataatcttgaTCTCAATGATGATATCTACTGATGCTCATACGTTCAACGTGATCATTGAACGTCTTTGGTGGCAATCCTTCAGTCAGTGGATCCGCAATCATTAGTTTAGTGCTAATGTGTTCAATTGACACCCTCtgtttctgaacttcttctttaacgacaaagtattttaattccaTATGTTTAGCACCTTTAGAATATTTGTCgttttttagaagaaaactgctgtagaattatcacaataaatttTCAGCGGCTTGGCAATACTGTCGACAATTCCAAGTCCTGAGATAAAGTTCCGCAACCATAAACCATGAACTGTAGCCTCAAAGCATGCTACAAATTCAACttccatagtggatgcagcgataATAGACTGCTTTGCACTTTTTCATGAAATTGCTCCTTCAGCTAACAGGAACAAATAGCCAACAGTGGATTTTCTTGTATCCACACATCCGGCAAAATCTGAATCTGAATATCCAATTACCTCAAGATGATCATATCTCTTGTAAGTAagcatataatcttttgttccTTGCAGATACCTTAAAACTTTCTTTGCAGCTTTCCAATGATTCATTCCTGGATTACTTTGATACCTGCCTAGCATACCCACAGCAAAACTGATGTCTGGTCTAGTGTAAGTTTGTGCATACAATAAGCTTCCAACAATAGATGCATAAGGAATAGTTTCCATCTGATTTCATTCTAATTCAATTTTTGGACATTGCATGAGACTAAATTTATCTCCCTTCTGAATAAGAACTACACTTGAAGAGCATTTGTCCATCTtaaatttctttaaaacttTATTAATATAGGCCTTTTGAGACAATCCTAACAACCCATGTGTTCGGTCACGGAATATTTCAATTCCAATCACATAGGATGCCTCACCcatatctttcatttcaaagtttttagaaagaaattctTTGGTTTGACATAATAAACCAAAGTCATTTGTAGCAAGcaagatgtcatcaacatatagaacaagaattataaacttactcccactgatctttaggtatatacatcgatcaacgatgttttctttaaaaccaaaagatgtgatggtatcattaaacttaagataccaCTGTCTGAAAGCTTGTTTAAGTCCATATATTGACCTCTTTAATTTACACACCATATGttcctttccttcaaccataaaaccttctggttgatccatgaacactttttcatctaaatttccatttagaaaggcggttttcacatccatttgatgaagctctaaatcataatgagctaccaaagtcataataattcttaatgaGTCCTTTTTCGAGACAGGAGAAAAAGTCTCTTTGTAGTCAATGCCATCTTTCTGAGTATAACTTTTGGCAACAAGTCTAGCCTTGTATCGTTCAATATTGCCATTTGAGTCACGTTTGGTCTTAAAGACCCATTTACACccaactcttttactttctttaggcaattctacaagatcccagacttcactatcattcatagattttaactcttctttcatgGCATCTAACCATTTGGTAGAATTATCTCCTTTAATGGCTTGTGAAAACGAAACTGGATCATTATCAATGCTTAAGTCAAATTCTGACTCATGCAAATAAACCAAATAGTCATCAGAAATAGCTGATCTTCTTGATCTTACATATCTTCTTAATTCTATTTCTTGTGGTCCCTCAGTTACAGGTTCATTTGTTACAATATCATTATGTGGTGTTTGACCATTAATTTGTCCCTTTTTGTGGATTGTTAACAGAGTCAACAACTACAGGAACAACAACTTGAGAAGAAGTTATATATGAAGGAATTTCCACCCTAACTTCTTGAATTTCCACTTTTCGCGATTCCAAACTCCCACTAATTATGTCATTCTCAATGAACCTTACATTTCCAGTTTCAACTATTCTTGTACTGTGGTTAGgacaataaaatctataccCTTTTGATTTTTCTGGATAACCAATGAAGAAACTACTGGTTGTTTTTGAACCCATATTCTTTTCATGTGGATTATAAATTCTTACTTCCGCTTGACAACCCCAAACATGTAGGTGTCTTAAACTAGGTTTCCTTCCTGTCCACAGTTCAAAAGGTGTCTTTGGAACTGACTTACTAGGAACCctgtttaataaatattgagcGGTTTTTAATGCATACATCCGCAAGGACACAGGAAAAGATGAACTAATTAACATGCTTCTAACCATATTCATTAATGTACGATTTTGCCTTTctgcaacaccattttgttgtggtgttcCTGGCATTTTGTATTGAGCACATATGCCATGACTTTCTAGGAATTTAGCGAATGGACTGGGCATTGTCCATTCTCGTCATATTTTCCATAATACTTACCACCTCTATCAGATCTTAAGATTTTCACCTTTCTATCTAATTGCCTTTCAACttcatttataaatacttttaagGCATCTATTGCTTGAGATTTCTCATGCAATAAATAGATATAACCATAACGtgagaaatcatcaataaaggtgATAAAATACTTTTCTCCACCAAAAGATGGAACATCAAAAGACCCACAAATATCAGTGTGTATAATTTCAAGGAGCTGTGAGCTTCTTGTGGCTTCTTTATTAACtgtgtgttttgtttgttttccttTAATACAATCCACACAAATTCCAAGGTCAATAAAATTCAAATCTGGAAGAATTTCATTCTTTATCaatcttttaattctttcttgGATATGTGACCTAAACATTTATGCCACAAGTAAGTTGACGATTCATTAGTTTGACCATGTTTAGTACCAACACTATGATGCAAGGATAACAAACTCTCAGCAAAAACATTATCaagctttaatttatataagccATCACAAAGAATACCAGAACCAATAAAAATGTTCTGTTTGAATAAACTAAAACACTCATTCCCAAATTTAAAGTAATAACCTGAAGCATTAAGTTTTGATAAGGAAATCAAATTACGAGAAATAAAAGGAACATAAAAGGTATCAAAAAGGTCTAAATGATGTCCAGTATCTAAAGTTAAACGATAGGTTCCCACAGCTTCAACTGAAACTTTGACTCTGTTTCCCATAAAAATGAATCTCTCATTTGGGTTTGTGGTTCGGGTCATAAGGAATCCCTGCATTGTATTGGAAACATGAATGGTACAACTAGAATCAATCGACCATGTATTATAAGGAACTTCAGTTAAGTTTGATTCGAAACATACTAAAGCATTATGCTTACATTTATTCTCGAACCATGCCTTACGTTTTAGACAATCTTTCTGATAGTGTCCAGGTTTGTTGCACATACTTTCTAATTCATGCACATTCCATTTATCTTTCAGAGTGTTATAGTTCATGTGAAATGGACCATACTCTGAAGGTAAGGAATTAAGGATA
The sequence above is drawn from the Cucumis melo cultivar AY chromosome 2, USDA_Cmelo_AY_1.0, whole genome shotgun sequence genome and encodes:
- the LOC103501543 gene encoding heavy metal-associated isoprenylated plant protein 45, with amino-acid sequence MGKLKKMGKVFDCFSYSSNSCSSNSCFCINSMKIEDEEDEFFDKQPLIADNNKKDNQLLTLKDVVNGNQTLAFQLKPKMVTLRVSMHCKGCARKVEKHISKMEGVSSYTIDLEAKMVIIIGDILPFEVVESVSKVKNAQLWQSSIAS
- the LOC127148297 gene encoding secreted RxLR effector protein 161-like, coding for METIPYASIVGSLLYAQTYTRPDISFAVGMLGRYQSNPGMNHWKAAKKVLRYLQGTKDYMLTYKRYDHLEVIGYSDSDFAGCVDTRKSTVGYLFLLAEGAIS